One Candidatus Saccharibacteria bacterium RAAC3_TM7_1 genomic region harbors:
- a CDS encoding Vitamin K epoxide reductase (RAAC3_TM7_1_508), translating into MFTRIKEYFTHHEATVRDNRWIFSSMLVGSLLSLLASFALSVDVIELAKNPDAQLSCSISAVVNCATVNSHPSATMFGFPNSFLGLIAEPIVITVAIAGLVGIRFPRKFMFAAQIGYTLGFIFAWTLFYISFFIIQVLCPWCLLVTLTTTLVWFAITRYNIREGNLYLPKDVSIRLKAWVAKDYDKAAMFGLIALVTAAILVKYGNGLFL; encoded by the coding sequence ATGTTTACTCGAATCAAAGAATATTTTACCCACCACGAAGCCACTGTACGAGACAACCGCTGGATTTTCAGCAGTATGCTCGTCGGCTCGCTCTTAAGTCTACTGGCTTCGTTTGCCTTATCAGTTGATGTGATCGAACTAGCGAAAAATCCTGACGCACAGCTTAGCTGTAGTATCAGTGCGGTGGTCAACTGCGCGACCGTTAACAGTCATCCCAGCGCAACCATGTTTGGCTTCCCGAACAGTTTTCTCGGCCTGATAGCTGAACCGATCGTCATCACCGTTGCAATCGCTGGCCTGGTTGGCATTCGTTTTCCGCGTAAATTTATGTTTGCGGCGCAAATTGGCTATACGCTCGGCTTTATCTTTGCCTGGACGCTGTTTTATATCAGTTTCTTCATCATCCAGGTACTTTGTCCGTGGTGCCTGCTGGTGACGCTGACGACTACGCTGGTGTGGTTTGCGATTACGCGCTACAACATTCGTGAAGGTAACCTATATCTACCGAAAGACGTATCGATACGTCTAAAAGCGTGGGTGGCGAAGGACTACGACAAGGCTGCTATGTTTGGGCTGATCGCACTTGTGACGGCAGCCATCTTGGTGAAGTACGGCAACGGATTGTTTCTCTAG
- a CDS encoding DoxX family protein (RAAC3_TM7_1_509), producing MAQKSSNYKTAWKALAVGRIILGLILLWAFFDKTFGWYFATKPTDAWINGGSPTTGFLQFGVNGGSPFADFFTSLAGQAWVDWLFMAGLLGIGLALVLGIGLRIAAVTGTVLMLLLWMAEMPSDNNPALDDHLVYAAVMIMVATGRREWSLTNWWLSLGFVKKNKWLW from the coding sequence ATGGCACAAAAATCATCAAACTATAAAACAGCCTGGAAGGCACTAGCCGTTGGCAGGATTATTCTTGGTCTTATTCTATTGTGGGCATTCTTTGACAAGACGTTCGGCTGGTATTTTGCGACAAAGCCGACAGATGCCTGGATCAACGGTGGCTCACCGACGACCGGCTTTTTGCAATTTGGCGTCAATGGCGGTAGCCCATTCGCTGACTTTTTCACTAGCCTCGCTGGACAAGCTTGGGTTGACTGGCTATTTATGGCCGGCCTCCTCGGTATCGGTCTCGCACTTGTCCTTGGTATTGGGCTACGTATCGCAGCCGTGACAGGTACGGTACTAATGCTACTCTTGTGGATGGCCGAAATGCCTTCTGACAACAACCCAGCTCTCGACGATCACCTTGTTTACGCCGCTGTCATGATCATGGTGGCAACTGGACGTCGCGAGTGGAGCCTAACCAACTGGTGGCTAAGCCTCGGTTTCGTCAAGAAAAACAAGTGGCTCTGGTAA
- a CDS encoding hypothetical protein (RAAC3_TM7_1_510): MEEFIPFTPEHETTEERAAWDDILRALSTLREYDEELDVYEAIQNLKDEQLEDGYMMVFNYAVNVIVPEDESSDLEQVMELLQDSGVVEGWAE; this comes from the coding sequence ATGGAAGAGTTTATACCGTTCACACCCGAACACGAGACGACTGAAGAGCGAGCCGCGTGGGATGATATTCTACGCGCTCTTAGTACGCTGCGCGAGTACGATGAGGAGCTGGATGTATATGAGGCGATCCAGAATCTTAAGGATGAGCAGCTTGAAGACGGGTATATGATGGTTTTCAATTATGCGGTCAATGTGATTGTTCCCGAGGATGAGTCGAGCGACCTTGAGCAGGTAATGGAACTTCTCCAGGACAGTGGAGTGGTAGAAGGATGGGCAGAATGA
- a CDS encoding HAD-superfamily hydrolase, subfamily IIB (RAAC3_TM7_1_511), translating to MKFKAVITDLDGTAVNSPEQKQASQRLKNAVRQLEKSGIKVCAATGRAISFAKPLLLSMGLTGPAIVAGGTKIIDSQSFQELWSCAISDEAMAKVKAEVESMPYGYLWNDYIEDDYLNGGWQLADMPVNEKNVYFFEIVFVPDDEAFALAGRLSTIPDIAATVVVAQRSGMRDIHITNARATKEHAIHELEAMLDISKAEMIGVGDGHNDLHLYNAVGYKVAMSNAVPELKEVADEVIGAVQDDGLAEYFERLAHEVKENR from the coding sequence ATGAAATTTAAAGCAGTTATCACCGACCTCGACGGAACTGCGGTTAATTCTCCCGAGCAAAAACAGGCGAGCCAACGCCTGAAGAATGCCGTACGACAGTTAGAGAAAAGCGGCATCAAAGTGTGCGCAGCAACTGGTCGAGCAATCTCGTTTGCCAAACCACTTCTTTTGTCTATGGGATTGACCGGACCGGCGATTGTTGCCGGAGGCACGAAAATCATCGACTCACAATCTTTCCAAGAACTGTGGTCATGCGCTATTTCTGACGAGGCTATGGCAAAAGTAAAGGCAGAGGTTGAGAGCATGCCTTATGGATACCTTTGGAATGACTATATCGAGGACGATTATTTGAATGGCGGCTGGCAACTAGCGGATATGCCAGTGAATGAAAAAAACGTTTACTTTTTTGAAATTGTGTTTGTTCCTGACGACGAAGCATTTGCGCTTGCCGGTAGACTTTCTACGATACCCGACATTGCGGCTACAGTCGTCGTCGCGCAGCGTTCTGGTATGAGGGATATTCATATCACTAATGCTCGCGCCACCAAGGAACATGCTATTCATGAGCTTGAAGCAATGCTTGACATATCAAAAGCGGAAATGATCGGGGTAGGTGACGGGCATAATGACTTACATCTGTATAATGCAGTTGGTTATAAAGTGGCGATGAGTAATGCGGTTCCTGAACTGAAAGAAGTAGCGGATGAAGTAATCGGAGCGGTACAAGATGACGGACTTGCTGAATATTTTGAAAGATTAGCACATGAAGTAAAGGAGAATCGATGA
- a CDS encoding hypothetical protein (RAAC3_TM7_1_512) — MKFKSGTRRRAIEYEKDWVKRWKADKTFEKSVEQRSKDNSYVFYDGPPFISGVPHHGTLLSSIVKDAVPRYQTMKGKRVERVWGWDAHGLPAERYTEKKLGIHSRQEVLDYGLEKYIKATRANMLETSSAWEDVIDRIGRWVEFKGAYKTMDKDYMESIWWAFKELYEKGKIYEGEKVLMYCTLDGTPLSKAEVTMDAGAYQDVTDPSVYVKFQLDDGRILLAWTTTPWTLPANTALAVNKDVRYVEVEVDGERMVVAKDLAEKVFTDEKHQPLNYEVLSELTGAELVGLEYRPLFVDRGKNAHKVWHADYVETEAGTGIVHLAPTYGEEDFELAKKEGFPAVHTIDQNGFFTEGDWKGENVWEVNKQIAKDLHERGVVWKIDYIQHSYPHCHRCGTRLMYRAHPSWFMDIDGQREKMLEKNEPINWFPAHLKHGRFEKTVQQAPDWNISRDRFWATAMPVWKSKSGKVKVVGSYAELKELSGIELADYHRPWIDDVKFTIDSEEYTRIDKVMDSWFEAGSMPFAQFHYPFENKEKFEENFPGDFIVEYIGQVRAWFYYMHAMAIALFDENSFKNVITTGNVAGNDGRKMSKSYGNYTDPNELMDKFSADSLRFLLLSSPLLNGEDFALQDKEVGDVARKLGMIWNMYDFFTMYAEVDGWEFDGELKDPLDEATNPLDIWIISRLHQLIEEIEKNMDVYNLPDAMNPILPFLDDASNWYVRRSRRRFWKSEDDGDKQMAYQTLHYVLVRLAYVLAPFTPFLAEELYHNLTGDKESIHLKDWLSAGHINKLVMDDMETVRDYANQGLSLRAKAGLKVRQPLASVTVPSLGEYVEFEPILLDELNVRSVKIGDAVTIDETLTPELRREGLIREVIRHIQAARKKANLKVDDHISLSLSTAGDNELTKAINEHEDTIMAETLADHMVKGDLAHSESVKVEDEELVISLEKAH, encoded by the coding sequence ATGAAGTTCAAATCAGGTACACGTCGGCGGGCGATTGAATACGAAAAAGACTGGGTCAAACGCTGGAAAGCAGATAAAACGTTTGAGAAATCGGTCGAGCAGCGCTCGAAAGATAATTCATATGTGTTTTACGACGGGCCGCCGTTTATTTCCGGTGTGCCTCACCACGGCACCTTGCTAAGCTCGATCGTCAAAGACGCCGTACCGCGCTACCAAACCATGAAAGGCAAGCGTGTCGAGCGTGTCTGGGGGTGGGATGCGCATGGTTTACCAGCAGAACGCTATACCGAAAAGAAGCTGGGTATTCATTCTCGCCAGGAAGTACTCGATTATGGCCTCGAAAAATACATCAAAGCGACGCGCGCCAATATGCTCGAGACTTCAAGTGCCTGGGAAGATGTCATTGATCGTATCGGTCGCTGGGTAGAATTTAAGGGTGCCTATAAAACCATGGACAAAGATTACATGGAATCGATCTGGTGGGCGTTCAAGGAGCTTTACGAAAAGGGCAAGATCTACGAAGGCGAAAAGGTGCTTATGTACTGCACACTCGATGGTACGCCGCTCTCGAAAGCCGAAGTGACAATGGACGCGGGGGCGTATCAGGATGTGACCGATCCGAGTGTCTATGTTAAGTTCCAACTTGATGACGGGCGCATCTTACTAGCTTGGACGACAACGCCGTGGACATTGCCGGCCAATACGGCACTAGCGGTCAATAAAGATGTACGGTATGTTGAAGTTGAAGTTGATGGTGAGCGTATGGTAGTCGCCAAAGACCTAGCCGAAAAAGTGTTTACAGACGAAAAGCATCAACCGCTGAACTACGAAGTTCTCAGTGAACTTACTGGTGCCGAACTGGTCGGATTAGAATACCGACCGTTGTTTGTTGATCGCGGCAAGAATGCGCACAAAGTCTGGCACGCTGACTATGTGGAGACGGAAGCCGGTACCGGTATTGTCCACCTAGCGCCGACCTACGGTGAGGAAGACTTTGAGCTTGCCAAAAAAGAAGGCTTTCCGGCCGTACACACCATCGATCAAAACGGCTTTTTCACCGAAGGTGACTGGAAGGGCGAGAATGTATGGGAAGTAAACAAGCAAATTGCGAAGGATCTACATGAGCGCGGTGTCGTCTGGAAGATCGACTACATCCAGCACAGTTATCCGCACTGTCACCGCTGCGGTACACGTCTAATGTATCGAGCGCATCCGAGCTGGTTTATGGATATCGACGGCCAGCGCGAGAAAATGCTCGAGAAAAACGAGCCAATCAACTGGTTTCCGGCACACCTCAAACACGGTCGCTTTGAAAAAACCGTTCAGCAGGCACCCGACTGGAACATCTCGCGTGACCGCTTTTGGGCGACGGCCATGCCGGTTTGGAAGTCAAAAAGCGGTAAGGTGAAGGTCGTGGGTAGCTACGCCGAATTGAAAGAACTCTCGGGTATTGAGTTGGCAGATTACCACCGCCCGTGGATCGACGACGTGAAATTCACTATCGACAGCGAAGAATATACGCGAATCGACAAAGTGATGGACAGTTGGTTCGAAGCTGGCAGTATGCCATTTGCACAGTTCCATTATCCGTTTGAAAACAAAGAAAAATTTGAAGAAAACTTCCCAGGTGACTTTATCGTCGAGTACATCGGTCAAGTGCGTGCCTGGTTTTACTATATGCACGCTATGGCGATTGCATTGTTCGATGAAAACTCATTTAAAAACGTCATTACCACCGGAAACGTGGCCGGCAACGATGGCCGTAAGATGAGTAAAAGCTATGGCAACTATACTGATCCAAATGAACTGATGGACAAATTTAGTGCTGATTCGCTGCGCTTTCTGCTGCTTTCCAGCCCGCTCTTAAACGGTGAAGATTTTGCGCTTCAGGACAAAGAGGTTGGCGATGTCGCGCGCAAGCTCGGTATGATCTGGAACATGTACGATTTCTTCACGATGTACGCCGAAGTTGATGGCTGGGAGTTTGACGGGGAACTCAAAGACCCGCTCGATGAGGCTACTAATCCGCTCGATATTTGGATCATTTCGCGTCTCCATCAGCTAATTGAAGAGATTGAGAAAAACATGGATGTCTATAATCTCCCCGACGCGATGAATCCAATCTTACCGTTCCTTGACGATGCGTCAAACTGGTACGTGCGCCGCAGCCGTCGCCGATTCTGGAAGTCGGAAGACGACGGAGACAAACAGATGGCCTACCAGACGCTTCATTATGTGCTGGTACGGCTAGCCTACGTGCTAGCGCCCTTCACGCCATTCCTCGCCGAGGAGCTGTATCATAATTTAACCGGTGATAAAGAATCGATTCACCTCAAGGATTGGCTATCGGCGGGTCATATCAATAAGCTCGTGATGGACGACATGGAGACAGTGCGTGATTATGCTAACCAGGGGTTAAGCTTGCGTGCAAAAGCCGGCCTGAAAGTGCGCCAGCCACTGGCTAGCGTCACGGTACCCAGCCTAGGTGAGTATGTAGAATTTGAACCAATCCTACTCGATGAGCTGAATGTTAGATCTGTAAAAATCGGTGATGCGGTGACGATCGATGAAACGTTGACACCAGAGCTGCGGCGCGAAGGTTTGATACGCGAAGTCATTCGCCATATCCAAGCCGCACGCAAGAAAGCAAATCTTAAAGTGGATGACCATATCAGTCTTTCACTATCGACAGCTGGTGACAATGAGCTGACAAAAGCTATCAACGAGCATGAAGATACAATCATGGCGGAAACACTGGCGGATCACATGGTGAAAGGCGACCTCGCCCACAGTGAGTCGGTGAAAGTTGAAGATGAAGAGCTAGTCATCTCTCTCGAAAAAGCTCACTAA
- a CDS encoding ABC transporter permease (RAAC3_TM7_1_513) — MFRNIYFKSLYSLRWQLLGWLVGLAAMSFSTMVLYPSFSQTGIEDIVNSVPDSLKSLVGDVADFKTVPGYIGQQIFGPNLYIISLIMAILIFLGISASEEADGRMQSLLSFPVSRTRVYFQKWLAAITVVTVICASVVLAIWLALLVIDESTDFTLVWQSLLAFSLINIAYGVIVYVIAMFTGSRGLTLLLACGYAVASLFITSLAPAVDKLEILDKFSLLHYYNNPQIMSNGLDETNLLVIIGAIVVLTIIGWIGFLRRDVRTN, encoded by the coding sequence ATGTTTAGGAATATCTATTTCAAAAGTCTTTACAGCCTACGCTGGCAACTACTCGGTTGGTTGGTTGGTCTCGCGGCTATGTCGTTCTCTACTATGGTGCTCTACCCTTCTTTTAGCCAGACGGGTATTGAAGATATTGTCAATTCCGTGCCTGATTCGCTTAAAAGCCTAGTCGGCGACGTGGCTGATTTTAAAACTGTCCCTGGCTACATCGGCCAACAAATCTTCGGCCCGAATCTTTATATCATTTCGCTTATCATGGCGATCCTCATTTTCCTCGGTATCAGCGCCAGCGAAGAAGCCGACGGCCGCATGCAGTCTCTTCTCAGCTTTCCGGTCAGTCGCACCCGTGTCTACTTTCAGAAATGGCTCGCCGCCATCACGGTCGTTACCGTCATCTGCGCAAGTGTTGTCCTAGCGATTTGGCTGGCACTGCTCGTCATTGACGAATCAACCGACTTTACACTAGTCTGGCAATCACTGCTCGCTTTTAGCCTCATCAACATCGCCTATGGAGTCATCGTCTACGTCATCGCTATGTTTACGGGCAGTCGCGGCTTGACGCTACTACTTGCCTGTGGCTATGCTGTCGCCAGCTTGTTCATCACCTCACTGGCTCCGGCCGTCGATAAGCTGGAAATCCTTGATAAGTTTTCACTACTACACTACTACAACAATCCACAAATTATGAGCAATGGCCTCGATGAAACGAACTTGCTTGTCATTATTGGAGCTATCGTCGTTCTCACCATCATCGGTTGGATTGGTTTCCTACGCCGCGACGTACGAACTAATTAG
- a CDS encoding ABC transporter ATP-binding protein (RAAC3_TM7_1_514) — translation MKRLPSTPALELSHVTKSYGKSRGIENISLTISQGEIFGFLGPNGAGKSTTINTILDLLRPDSGTIEVLGLDAHDDSVQVHRHIGYLAGDMETDSSLTGKQYLQYAAHLRGGVSAEAVDKLVKQLRCETNKKIKHLSRGNRQKIGLVSALMHDPDVLILDEPTSGLDPLVQNEFNAIIRDHAARGKTTFMSSHVLSEVQAACHRIGFIRDGKLIRVSTLEELLENVAHRVSALYPSGAPDSRLRTLKGVSDFHIHGKRRAFTFSGDYTELLHILATKPISDLQILEPALDELFMEYYSAPTTKKGRHV, via the coding sequence ATGAAACGTCTGCCTTCTACTCCCGCTCTCGAGCTGTCGCACGTCACAAAGAGTTATGGTAAGTCTCGAGGTATCGAAAATATATCGCTTACCATTTCCCAAGGTGAAATATTCGGCTTCTTGGGACCAAACGGTGCCGGCAAATCGACAACCATAAACACGATCCTTGATTTACTGCGTCCCGACAGCGGCACGATTGAAGTCCTTGGCCTGGACGCACATGACGATAGTGTTCAGGTACATCGTCACATCGGTTACTTAGCTGGTGATATGGAGACGGACTCCAGCCTGACTGGTAAGCAATATCTTCAATATGCCGCACATTTACGCGGCGGCGTGTCGGCTGAGGCAGTCGATAAGCTAGTCAAGCAACTTCGCTGTGAGACCAACAAAAAGATAAAGCATCTTTCGCGTGGTAACCGTCAGAAAATCGGCCTCGTCAGTGCACTAATGCACGACCCTGACGTACTGATACTCGATGAGCCGACATCCGGCCTCGATCCACTGGTACAAAATGAGTTCAATGCTATTATCCGTGACCACGCAGCACGTGGCAAAACAACATTTATGAGCTCGCATGTTCTCTCCGAAGTCCAAGCCGCCTGCCACCGCATCGGTTTTATCCGTGATGGTAAGTTGATTCGTGTCAGCACGTTAGAAGAACTTCTCGAGAATGTTGCTCACCGTGTCAGTGCGCTTTACCCATCAGGGGCTCCCGATAGCCGCCTGCGTACTTTAAAGGGTGTCAGCGACTTTCATATCCACGGCAAACGACGAGCCTTTACCTTCAGCGGTGATTACACCGAGTTACTTCACATCCTCGCCACCAAGCCGATCAGTGACTTACAGATTCTAGAACCGGCGCTCGACGAACTATTCATGGAATACTATAGCGCTCCCACGACAAAGAAAGGTCGCCATGTTTAG
- a CDS encoding hypothetical protein (RAAC3_TM7_1_515): MIFFKRKLAFLPIDPLGDGLGDEIARERRESEAITLEEQLDDQLASKWDEILNDAHKDPEWFDFASDE; encoded by the coding sequence ATGATATTTTTTAAACGTAAACTAGCTTTTCTACCGATTGATCCACTTGGTGATGGACTCGGCGATGAAATCGCTCGAGAGCGGCGCGAGTCGGAAGCGATTACACTTGAGGAGCAGCTGGATGACCAGCTCGCTAGCAAATGGGATGAAATTTTAAACGATGCCCATAAAGATCCCGAGTGGTTTGATTTTGCGAGTGACGAATAA
- a CDS encoding hypothetical protein (RAAC3_TM7_1_516), whose product MSAVTAAQLQDAAHGCLADLYLLSREGKVVYGHDVVELVDDFCIRAKCTHAVGSLPAPLGSLYREACCQPRRIFSGSKLNQLLCDLAQGIAA is encoded by the coding sequence ATGTCTGCTGTCACTGCCGCGCAGTTACAAGACGCTGCGCACGGATGTCTCGCTGATCTTTACCTGCTGTCCCGCGAAGGGAAAGTAGTGTACGGACACGACGTCGTGGAGTTGGTTGACGACTTCTGTATCCGTGCCAAGTGCACCCATGCTGTCGGCTCACTGCCGGCGCCGCTTGGGTCGCTCTACCGCGAAGCCTGCTGCCAGCCGAGGAGAATCTTCTCGGGCAGTAAGCTCAACCAGCTACTGTGCGACCTTGCACAAGGCATAGCTGCCTGA
- a CDS encoding zn-dependent protease (RAAC3_TM7_1_517), with product MREISDDEFDQLISRAMDELPQEYIRGLQNVAIVMADEPNDLQRERIKLRHDNLLLGLYEGVPLTHRNGNESGILPDKITLFKYPILAVVNNEQSLFEQIKRTLWHEIAHYYGLDHGRIHHLETKRNVVE from the coding sequence ATGAGAGAGATTTCCGACGACGAATTTGACCAGTTGATTTCGCGGGCGATGGATGAATTACCACAGGAGTATATTCGCGGTCTACAAAATGTTGCCATTGTGATGGCGGATGAGCCAAATGATCTGCAAAGGGAGCGTATAAAGTTGCGTCATGATAATTTACTCCTCGGTCTTTATGAGGGCGTGCCGCTGACGCATCGAAATGGCAACGAGTCGGGCATTCTACCAGATAAGATCACGCTATTTAAATATCCGATTCTCGCGGTCGTGAACAATGAGCAAAGTTTATTTGAGCAAATCAAGCGCACATTGTGGCACGAGATCGCTCATTATTACGGGCTGGATCATGGACGGATCCATCATCTGGAGACCAAGCGAAACGTTGTAGAATAA
- a CDS encoding hypothetical protein (RAAC3_TM7_1_518) — translation MNVRGQSSLKGAYLLLILAGLWLVPTLVVAFSPLRAQALVPELFGSGKLKRANLSIDIKKTTSYTSSLFTSRDNSSSSVNKTSPDKGDKSKVNNSSDTSTTSAPSTKTTTPAGSTTSAPTPKQAATYPTLSLVAKPLKAVTLPAATLVSAGVAPVPSPVVLTDGRPRLVVLEPSDEGWRVFGVAWYWWIAAIILGGGGAIAMREFRRVTKTEESWA, via the coding sequence ATGAACGTGCGAGGACAATCATCACTCAAGGGAGCTTATCTACTGCTTATATTGGCCGGGTTATGGCTCGTGCCAACACTTGTCGTGGCGTTCTCTCCGCTCCGTGCGCAGGCGCTCGTGCCGGAGCTTTTTGGTTCGGGCAAACTAAAGCGGGCCAACCTTTCTATCGATATAAAGAAGACAACTTCCTACACGTCTTCACTGTTTACATCGCGTGATAATTCTTCCTCATCGGTGAATAAAACAAGCCCAGACAAGGGTGATAAAAGTAAGGTAAACAATTCATCCGATACATCCACGACGTCAGCGCCCTCGACAAAGACGACTACTCCGGCAGGGAGCACTACTTCAGCGCCAACACCGAAACAAGCGGCAACGTATCCGACGCTTTCGCTTGTGGCCAAGCCACTCAAGGCCGTCACACTACCAGCGGCAACATTGGTGAGCGCTGGAGTAGCTCCGGTACCCTCACCGGTCGTCCTGACCGATGGCAGACCACGTCTGGTCGTGCTTGAACCGTCAGATGAGGGGTGGCGGGTCTTTGGAGTAGCATGGTACTGGTGGATCGCGGCGATAATTTTAGGTGGCGGTGGGGCAATTGCAATGCGTGAATTTAGGAGGGTAACGAAAACAGAGGAGAGCTGGGCGTAA